The Agarilytica rhodophyticola genome has a window encoding:
- a CDS encoding phosphodiester glycosidase family protein, whose product MFIRSCFNLLSRHQLYAQVEDKKLTNSLKGLLISSGVPSHDIGLFLRSKMGDDSTQYKSLVDNVFDEVRHDPLLPAHCHTRQLIMDALEKPSVPANGVISLEGSESKKQIDKMLVHQQLVSPGTLLDRIKSAAVFLKNNSGYSLQSAKDMIMSEVNLIMEKGLTLRAVAPEQEDILAAIVDVYKKDDPKLVDRVHVTPMQRKQFDIQKFLMVDDLANDLTFSKIAPDLIKHPAFSGNILEVDPSKIDIFVPDPRTVADYLGGMDLNARNPLTKANSAPDFDAPMLLTEEWATRSVMPQGGNFDPQEVIGNMVVINAGWFNIFPSGEGGQDTKERLNPHTSLASFPMGPAVSGGEVLASHTRGDKGQRLDAITFRDTGAVIHTAEEMQVDPSCYQPKNLEDKSHTINGFKILGADGYIHTPENNKPNLPVSRTGVGVKPDGKLVFVVATTDSREHGITARQFAQLFKEKGCISAINLDNSGSSSMTQIGKTDLYSSDKKSVTTYGSDVAKDAEGNILPNKRNRPIPLALVIKPK is encoded by the coding sequence ATGTTTATTAGAAGCTGTTTTAATTTACTGAGCCGCCATCAATTGTATGCGCAAGTTGAAGATAAAAAACTCACTAACTCGTTAAAAGGCCTACTTATAAGTAGTGGTGTTCCGAGTCATGATATTGGGCTTTTTTTAAGGTCTAAAATGGGTGATGATTCTACTCAATACAAAAGCTTAGTTGACAATGTTTTTGACGAAGTCAGGCATGATCCACTACTTCCTGCCCACTGTCATACTCGACAGTTAATTATGGATGCTTTGGAAAAGCCAAGTGTCCCTGCAAATGGGGTTATCTCCCTTGAAGGATCAGAGTCAAAAAAACAGATAGATAAAATGCTAGTTCATCAGCAGCTAGTATCACCAGGAACATTATTGGATCGTATTAAGAGTGCGGCTGTATTTTTGAAAAATAACTCCGGTTACTCTCTGCAAAGTGCCAAAGACATGATTATGTCTGAAGTAAATTTAATCATGGAAAAAGGATTAACTCTACGTGCAGTTGCGCCCGAACAAGAAGATATTTTAGCTGCAATTGTGGATGTTTATAAAAAAGATGATCCTAAACTTGTAGATAGAGTACATGTAACCCCAATGCAACGTAAACAATTTGATATACAAAAATTTTTGATGGTGGATGATTTAGCAAACGACCTTACTTTCAGCAAAATTGCCCCTGATTTAATAAAACATCCAGCATTTAGCGGGAATATCTTAGAAGTTGACCCAAGCAAAATAGATATATTTGTCCCGGACCCAAGGACGGTTGCAGATTACTTAGGGGGCATGGATCTTAATGCGAGAAATCCATTAACCAAAGCAAATTCTGCCCCGGATTTTGATGCACCTATGTTGTTAACAGAGGAGTGGGCTACTCGCTCAGTTATGCCGCAAGGCGGTAACTTTGACCCCCAAGAAGTTATCGGTAACATGGTTGTTATAAACGCTGGTTGGTTTAATATTTTTCCAAGTGGCGAGGGTGGACAAGATACTAAAGAGCGATTAAATCCCCATACATCTTTAGCAAGTTTTCCAATGGGGCCTGCTGTTAGTGGCGGTGAGGTATTAGCTTCTCACACTCGAGGGGATAAAGGGCAGAGGCTGGATGCCATTACTTTTCGAGATACTGGCGCTGTTATTCATACTGCCGAGGAAATGCAAGTAGATCCAAGCTGTTACCAGCCTAAAAATTTAGAAGATAAAAGTCATACTATTAATGGTTTTAAAATTCTTGGCGCAGACGGATATATACACACACCGGAGAACAACAAACCGAACTTGCCAGTTTCCCGCACGGGTGTCGGTGTTAAACCTGATGGTAAGTTAGTGTTTGTCGTGGCGACCACCGATTCTCGCGAGCATGGAATCACGGCACGACAATTCGCACAGCTTTTTAAAGAAAAAGGCTGTATTTCAGCAATTAATCTCGATAATAGTGGTTCTTCAAGTATGACTCAAATTGGAAAAACAGACCTGTATTCTTCTGATAAAAAAAGTGTCACCACTTATGGTAGTGATGTGGCAAAAGATGCAGAGGGCAATATTTTGCCAAACAAAAGAAACCGGCCTATTCCCTTAGCTTTAGTTATTAAACCTAAATGA
- a CDS encoding methyltransferase domain-containing protein: MLDEVKNYYGNTLQSSDDLLTNACCTGAEPPEYLKGVLSGIHDEVMAKYYGCGLVIPQQLEGTKVLDLGCGAGRDVYALSRLVGEQGRVVGVDMTDEQLNVAKSHQSYHAEKYGYQKSNVEFVKGELENLASLGLEKNSFDIIVSNCVINLCVDKTAVLQAAYDLLKPGGEIYFSDVYASRRVPENLKSDPVLYGECLSGAFYWNDFINTAKTVGFRDPRLVEDSPIIVERRDLAEKLEGIEFYSATYRLFKLESLEPYCEDYGQAVIYKGSISHHPHFFKLDNSHIIESGKVFPVCGNTESMLRETRFAEHFEFIGDRSRHYGIFEGCGTAIPFNKDEVTQASDNSTGCC; encoded by the coding sequence ATGTTAGATGAAGTCAAAAACTACTATGGTAACACCCTGCAAAGCTCCGACGACTTGCTAACCAACGCCTGCTGCACAGGCGCAGAACCACCCGAATATTTAAAGGGTGTTTTATCTGGCATTCACGATGAAGTCATGGCTAAGTATTATGGCTGTGGTTTGGTTATCCCTCAACAGTTAGAAGGTACTAAGGTACTAGACTTAGGTTGTGGCGCAGGTCGAGATGTGTACGCTCTATCACGCTTAGTGGGCGAGCAAGGACGTGTTGTCGGTGTGGATATGACAGACGAACAACTAAACGTTGCCAAGAGTCACCAATCTTATCATGCAGAAAAATATGGCTACCAAAAATCCAATGTCGAATTTGTTAAAGGAGAATTAGAAAACCTTGCCTCCCTGGGTTTAGAAAAAAATAGCTTCGACATTATTGTATCTAACTGCGTTATCAACTTATGTGTAGACAAAACAGCCGTACTGCAAGCTGCTTATGATTTACTTAAACCCGGTGGAGAAATATATTTCTCAGATGTTTACGCCAGCCGACGTGTACCTGAAAATCTTAAAAGTGATCCCGTTTTATATGGCGAATGCTTATCAGGTGCTTTTTATTGGAATGACTTTATCAATACCGCCAAAACCGTAGGCTTTCGTGACCCTCGCCTAGTAGAAGATTCCCCCATAATCGTTGAACGTCGTGATTTAGCAGAAAAGCTTGAAGGTATAGAATTTTATTCTGCCACCTATCGCTTATTTAAACTTGAAAGCCTAGAGCCTTATTGTGAAGATTATGGCCAAGCGGTTATTTACAAAGGCAGTATTAGTCATCACCCACACTTCTTTAAACTGGATAACAGCCATATTATTGAAAGTGGTAAAGTTTTCCCTGTGTGTGGCAATACCGAAAGTATGTTGCGAGAAACTCGTTTTGCAGAACACTTTGAATTTATTGGCGATCGCAGTCGTCACTACGGAATATTTGAGGGCTGTGGAACTGCGATTCCTTTTAATAAAGATGAAGTAACGCAAGCTTCCGATAATAGTACTGGATGCTGCTAG
- a CDS encoding radical SAM protein, with protein MNLIQTRDWTHTEKDEPRGYIQPKKLTELWFHTGTACNLSCPFCLEGSKPGDDRLNRISLEDVRSYMDEAVELGVEQFSFTGGEPFVVKDIVRILEYASKLKPCLVLTNGTEPVLRREKDLLKLVGSLHPISFRVSIDYVDEERHDAGRGKGSFANALQGMALLENLGFKVSLARQMEKGEDSNAVDEQFRQLLAAHGISQDMTIVSFPDFLPPESLADVPAITEHCMTTYQTEANRAAYMCAFSKMLVKQNGKMVIYACTLVDDDPRYGFTGTLKESIQPRVMLRHHRCFSCFSFGASCSEI; from the coding sequence ATGAATTTGATACAAACAAGAGATTGGACCCACACGGAAAAAGACGAGCCTCGCGGCTATATCCAACCGAAAAAACTGACAGAACTCTGGTTCCATACCGGCACAGCCTGTAATTTGTCATGCCCATTTTGCCTCGAAGGCTCAAAGCCTGGCGATGACAGATTGAATCGAATTAGCCTTGAAGATGTTCGAAGCTATATGGATGAAGCGGTGGAATTAGGTGTAGAGCAGTTCTCCTTCACTGGCGGCGAGCCTTTCGTAGTTAAAGATATTGTTCGCATCCTTGAGTATGCATCTAAGCTGAAACCATGCCTAGTACTTACTAATGGTACAGAACCTGTTCTTAGACGAGAAAAAGACCTTTTAAAGCTTGTAGGCAGCCTCCACCCTATTTCGTTTAGAGTCAGTATCGACTACGTGGATGAAGAACGTCACGATGCGGGTAGAGGTAAAGGCTCCTTTGCCAATGCCTTACAGGGTATGGCATTACTTGAAAACCTGGGTTTTAAAGTATCGTTAGCACGGCAGATGGAAAAAGGTGAAGATAGTAATGCCGTCGATGAACAGTTTCGTCAACTACTTGCAGCCCATGGGATTTCACAAGATATGACGATTGTTTCTTTTCCTGACTTTTTGCCCCCCGAATCCCTCGCCGATGTGCCGGCAATTACCGAACACTGTATGACCACTTACCAAACAGAAGCAAATAGAGCCGCCTACATGTGCGCGTTCAGCAAAATGCTCGTTAAACAGAATGGCAAAATGGTCATCTATGCCTGTACATTAGTGGATGATGATCCCCGCTATGGATTTACCGGCACCTTAAAGGAGAGTATTCAACCACGGGTTATGCTTAGACATCATCGCTGCTTTTCTTGCTTTTCCTTCGGCGCTTCTTGCAGCGAAATATAA
- a CDS encoding DMT family transporter encodes MKLYFNLLILAAMWGGSFLFLRISSPEFGPIALIFVRTGIAALVLIPFVLAAKQMSLILTHWLQFVFLGVTSTAIPFTLFAYTSLYLPAGLTSILNATTPFFGAVAAFYFLNERLGVMGGLGLAIGFLGVYLLSAFSHGGSDAAGIWPVVSALVATFLYSISSVYVKLKMNQLQPLTVAAGSQLFSAAFLFPMAIVFWPAEMPGALAWGSTLAMGVFSTALSLVIFFRLLQTEGVTKSIAVTYLIPVFGVLWGALFLGESITHIMVVGGILVLIGVSFTSGTFNFLVAKQKAN; translated from the coding sequence ATGAAGCTGTATTTTAATTTACTTATATTGGCGGCCATGTGGGGCGGTTCGTTTTTGTTTTTGCGTATCAGTAGCCCTGAATTTGGCCCCATTGCCTTAATATTTGTGCGCACGGGTATTGCCGCTCTGGTTTTGATCCCCTTTGTATTGGCGGCAAAACAGATGTCGTTAATTCTTACTCACTGGCTGCAATTTGTTTTTCTCGGCGTAACAAGTACCGCCATACCTTTTACTTTATTTGCTTATACTTCTCTTTATTTGCCAGCGGGTTTAACCTCGATTCTCAATGCCACCACCCCGTTTTTTGGGGCAGTTGCGGCTTTTTACTTTTTGAATGAGCGACTAGGGGTAATGGGGGGGCTAGGTTTGGCTATCGGATTCTTGGGGGTGTATTTACTATCAGCTTTTAGTCACGGTGGGTCTGATGCTGCTGGCATTTGGCCTGTAGTAAGTGCTTTAGTGGCCACTTTCCTTTATTCCATCTCAAGTGTGTACGTTAAGTTGAAAATGAACCAACTACAGCCACTGACAGTAGCGGCGGGAAGTCAGCTCTTTTCAGCAGCGTTCCTGTTCCCTATGGCAATAGTATTTTGGCCAGCAGAAATGCCAGGTGCCCTTGCGTGGGGGAGTACCCTTGCCATGGGAGTGTTTTCCACAGCGCTATCGTTAGTGATATTTTTTCGCTTGCTTCAGACTGAGGGTGTGACTAAAAGTATTGCCGTCACTTATCTAATACCTGTGTTCGGAGTACTGTGGGGAGCGCTATTTCTCGGCGAGAGTATTACTCATATTATGGTGGTGGGCGGGATACTTGTGTTGATAGGTGTCAGTTTTACCTCTGGCACATTTAACTTCCTTGTGGCCAAACAAAAAGCCAATTGA
- a CDS encoding DUF4404 family protein codes for MGDTSIKQSLEKLQHLLNSSGVDGETLALAQKLEADIQQTLDESNGEESINSSVDLALALESRFELEHPVAAGCVRELINALHKMGI; via the coding sequence ATGGGTGATACATCAATCAAGCAGTCACTGGAAAAGTTACAACACCTGCTTAACAGCAGTGGTGTTGACGGGGAAACCCTAGCCTTAGCGCAAAAGCTAGAGGCTGATATCCAGCAAACCCTCGATGAGTCAAACGGAGAGGAAAGTATAAATTCGTCGGTGGATTTAGCTTTAGCGCTTGAAAGCCGCTTTGAACTGGAACATCCTGTGGCAGCGGGCTGTGTCAGAGAGCTAATAAATGCACTACATAAGATGGGCATATAA
- a CDS encoding S8 family peptidase: MSIPSIKKRLCAAIASCSLLVAYQPISAEVLEQTFAPINKTVPSKASVNQAYFVRLDLVPVSVWLTNKKEQGVSVSKQEKDNYIAGLRAEVAKAMAAFNTQGLTAGSSSIVADVGFTVYATSEKVSKMTNVSGVSAIMKKHNHSRHRDHSTPWVGGSVAHSSGLTGAGQRIAIIDSGLDYIHRDFGGSGDYSNNDVAVVEPGSFPTARVIDGHDFVGREYDARFAASSTPQPDADPFDDGRHGTHVSGIAAGNGVDGVVGTGIAPDASLIAYKVFGADGSTNVTSDAIERAMDPNGDGDTSDKVDVINMSLGSPFGNPNDETSRAAQNASDAGIVVVASAGNSGNGIPFISGSPGAAEDVVTVASSVSGFVPEFFIPFNSASGERFEFFAEYAAISPALTTDIIGDVTIAEPYDACAPIAAIPQGNIALITRGGCSFTTKLQSALDAGAEAAIVVNNVPGPAIVMGGTDVNIEAAMISLDEGTVLLSELAGNAVGTEFVTSNTAPNPANDNSMSVFSSRGPGATGLFKPDISAPGQSITSARAGTGDGSLVLSGTSMAAPQVAGMAALLKQKFPDLSVAGIKAIIQNTSTPAVDLFNATGTPPLSLQGTGVINIEKALQATSYVSPGGIGFGRQNPEYNGEVTRSITINNFSNEGKRYRITHEPNQQLPEGAARISVNSEVYVGAGQSQTIPVTIYLQANNMVADTDLTEMDGWLVVTSGDEAMRVGYQLIADPASRLNFSNQGDTTYVRNDAFGDAQVFAYTLAEQTSSPSDTALEAMGFRSTSPTAIAFGLSAGADWTNFSRKTLNMFIDADEDGQDDYRIEVKDLEFFNPDPDDPDGRIVSGITDLSNPEAGTALLFFAQADFNSSILQFQALAYGPNGFLQDGDTRFAYRLVYSDLFGASETRTQSGVIDLAKQVNFDTPAISVPAQQSVPVEVTAGGVSSLWLSPTESTLDRRAVVR, translated from the coding sequence ATGTCTATTCCATCAATAAAAAAACGCCTCTGTGCTGCGATAGCATCCTGCAGTCTATTAGTTGCGTATCAACCTATCAGCGCAGAAGTGCTCGAACAAACTTTTGCTCCTATTAATAAAACGGTGCCCAGCAAAGCATCGGTCAATCAAGCATACTTCGTGCGTCTTGATTTAGTCCCAGTCAGTGTTTGGCTAACTAACAAAAAAGAACAAGGTGTGAGCGTTAGCAAACAAGAAAAAGATAACTATATTGCAGGTCTTAGAGCTGAAGTTGCCAAAGCAATGGCTGCGTTTAATACCCAAGGCCTTACTGCTGGCAGTTCTTCGATTGTAGCTGATGTTGGTTTTACCGTTTATGCGACCTCTGAAAAAGTTAGCAAAATGACAAATGTTTCAGGTGTGTCTGCGATTATGAAAAAGCATAATCATAGTCGCCATCGCGATCACAGCACCCCCTGGGTTGGCGGCAGTGTTGCTCATTCTAGCGGGCTCACTGGGGCAGGCCAACGCATCGCTATTATCGACTCAGGCCTCGATTATATTCACCGTGATTTTGGCGGCAGTGGCGACTACAGCAATAATGACGTTGCTGTCGTGGAGCCCGGCTCATTTCCCACTGCTCGTGTTATCGATGGACACGATTTTGTGGGTAGAGAATATGACGCAAGATTTGCTGCATCTTCAACGCCTCAACCAGATGCTGACCCTTTCGATGATGGCAGACACGGTACCCACGTTTCAGGTATTGCGGCGGGTAATGGTGTGGACGGTGTTGTCGGCACTGGTATTGCTCCAGATGCTAGCCTTATCGCGTATAAAGTTTTTGGCGCGGATGGTTCAACTAATGTGACTTCCGATGCGATTGAGCGTGCGATGGATCCTAACGGTGATGGTGATACTTCAGATAAAGTTGATGTTATCAATATGAGTCTTGGTTCGCCCTTTGGTAACCCTAACGATGAAACTTCTCGCGCTGCGCAAAATGCTAGCGATGCGGGTATCGTAGTGGTGGCTTCCGCGGGTAATTCTGGTAACGGAATTCCATTTATAAGTGGTTCTCCAGGTGCTGCAGAAGATGTGGTTACCGTGGCCTCTTCTGTTTCAGGATTCGTGCCTGAGTTTTTTATCCCTTTCAACTCTGCAAGTGGCGAACGATTTGAGTTTTTTGCTGAATACGCAGCAATATCTCCAGCATTGACGACCGATATCATTGGTGACGTAACCATTGCCGAACCTTACGATGCTTGTGCGCCCATTGCAGCTATCCCGCAAGGTAACATAGCGTTGATCACTCGCGGCGGCTGTTCATTTACTACCAAGCTGCAAAGTGCGTTGGATGCTGGAGCTGAGGCCGCTATAGTCGTTAATAACGTTCCTGGGCCAGCCATCGTTATGGGGGGGACAGATGTTAACATCGAAGCGGCAATGATTAGCCTCGATGAAGGCACAGTGTTATTGAGCGAACTTGCTGGCAATGCCGTTGGTACTGAGTTTGTGACTTCTAATACTGCCCCTAATCCTGCTAACGATAATTCCATGTCGGTCTTTAGTTCAAGAGGTCCCGGTGCAACAGGGCTATTTAAACCAGATATTTCCGCGCCGGGCCAATCGATTACTTCTGCAAGAGCTGGCACAGGTGATGGTTCTTTAGTGCTTTCTGGGACTTCCATGGCAGCTCCCCAGGTAGCTGGAATGGCTGCGCTATTGAAGCAGAAATTTCCAGATCTGAGCGTGGCTGGTATTAAGGCGATTATTCAAAATACATCCACACCTGCGGTCGATTTATTTAACGCAACAGGTACTCCACCATTAAGCTTACAGGGTACCGGTGTCATTAATATTGAAAAAGCCTTACAAGCTACCAGTTACGTTTCACCCGGCGGTATCGGTTTTGGGCGTCAAAACCCTGAGTACAATGGAGAAGTGACTCGCAGTATTACCATTAATAACTTCTCCAATGAAGGCAAGCGTTATCGCATTACTCATGAGCCGAATCAGCAGCTTCCTGAAGGTGCAGCAAGAATCAGTGTCAATTCAGAGGTATATGTAGGGGCAGGGCAATCGCAAACTATACCCGTTACTATCTATCTGCAAGCTAATAACATGGTTGCTGACACAGATTTGACAGAAATGGACGGATGGTTGGTAGTTACCAGCGGTGATGAAGCAATGCGTGTCGGTTACCAGCTGATTGCCGACCCTGCGTCGCGATTGAATTTTAGCAATCAAGGCGACACCACCTATGTTCGAAACGATGCTTTCGGCGATGCGCAAGTATTTGCTTATACCTTGGCTGAGCAAACGAGTTCACCTTCCGATACGGCTCTTGAAGCTATGGGCTTCCGCTCTACATCACCAACAGCTATTGCCTTTGGTTTGAGTGCTGGCGCTGACTGGACGAACTTTTCACGTAAGACCCTCAACATGTTTATTGATGCCGATGAAGACGGTCAAGATGATTATCGAATCGAGGTTAAGGATCTTGAATTCTTCAATCCTGATCCAGATGATCCTGACGGTAGAATTGTGAGTGGTATTACTGATCTTTCTAACCCTGAAGCTGGTACTGCTTTGTTGTTCTTCGCACAAGCAGATTTCAACAGCTCGATTTTACAGTTCCAAGCCTTGGCCTATGGCCCTAATGGATTTTTACAAGATGGCGATACGCGCTTTGCTTACCGCTTAGTGTACTCAGATCTTTTTGGCGCTTCTGAAACTCGAACGCAGTCAGGTGTTATTGATCTTGCTAAACAAGTGAATTTTGATACGCCAGCGATATCTGTACCAGCACAGCAATCTGTGCCAGTAGAAGTGACTGCCGGCGGTGTAAGTTCTTTGTGGTTGAGCCCAACAGAAAGTACTCTCGATCGTCGAGCAGTAGTTCGATAA
- a CDS encoding SRPBCC family protein produces the protein MMIKKINFFLYSLLLVISTGAIAENKHYLDENREVSFIIPFSQNHHYVHTDIVINATREQVWEVLTDFNSMPIWSSSLLGIEGDIENGAQVIVNFKIRGNVFQVPHTLIYYENLGFGWAEEIGNLPGITDNHRYIVGRSDGSKTLFIQSDEFKGINSERTTADIAEGVKQVYMTFNRELKQEVERRFSQ, from the coding sequence TTCCTCTATAGCTTATTATTAGTTATTTCAACAGGCGCCATTGCTGAAAATAAACACTACCTAGATGAAAATAGAGAAGTATCCTTTATTATTCCTTTTTCTCAAAACCATCACTATGTCCACACAGATATTGTAATCAATGCCACACGAGAGCAGGTATGGGAGGTTCTTACCGATTTTAATAGTATGCCAATTTGGAGTTCTAGCTTACTTGGCATCGAAGGTGATATTGAGAATGGTGCCCAAGTGATAGTGAACTTTAAGATCAGAGGTAATGTTTTTCAAGTTCCTCACACTCTTATTTATTATGAAAACTTAGGGTTTGGTTGGGCTGAAGAAATTGGTAATTTACCCGGGATTACAGATAATCATCGTTACATTGTAGGAAGAAGTGACGGCAGTAAAACACTCTTTATTCAATCCGACGAATTTAAAGGCATCAATAGTGAACGCACTACAGCTGACATCGCCGAGGGTGTTAAACAAGTGTATATGACATTTAACCGAGAACTTAAACAAGAAGTTGAAAGACGATTCTCACAATAA